In Eschrichtius robustus isolate mEscRob2 chromosome 2, mEscRob2.pri, whole genome shotgun sequence, a single window of DNA contains:
- the LOC137759773 gene encoding uncharacterized protein isoform X1, which translates to MLRTSSPAQGQARPPPAPTSPHTLQPPPSTSGKSRLRARVRSRGLGVLEVPGVVWTRVPGRSSRHSSSSSSSRHSRGRWLRARGPSRPPGRKLRRARQVGRGGCERGGRWGCARPHRPPSGAASRGGRGEGGDTESQGPASRVRRAAIREARQPRGGTALPPPAQRQLPRAKLASAESPLASRRGFPPPLRLFPLPLLRGGALGCSPPPLTFLAKLGRFSQRATFSPRPPGSTPRPHLPAAGPAHSEGCVPVSLRPQVLWAPGLPVRGHVGWCGGRESFWKWGGEPCELWIQEGALCLRPSLSTYLTPQPA; encoded by the coding sequence ATGCTCCggacctcctcccctgcccagggccaggctAGGCCCCCACCGGCCCCCACCAGCCCGCACACACTGCAGCCCCCCCCGTCCACAAGCGGGAAGTCCCGCCTCAGGGCCCGCGTGCGCTCCCGCGGACTCGGGGTGCTGGAGGTGCCCGGCGTGGTCTGGACGCGGGTTCCCGGCCGCAGCAGCagacacagcagcagcagcagcagcagcagacacAGCAGAGGCCGCTGGCTGAGAGCGCGGGGACCTTCGAGGCCCCCGGGCCGCAAGCTGCGCAgggccaggcaggtgggcagaggcGGGTGTGAGAGGGGCGGGCGATGGGGTTGTGCCCGTCCACACAGGCCACCCAGCGGCGCGGCCTCGCgaggggggcggggtgagggaggggatacagagtCACAGGGCCCTGCGAGCCGTGTGCGGAGAGCCGCGATCCGCGAAGCCCGGCAGCCCCGGGGCGGCACTGCCCTCCCGCCCCCTGCTCAGAGGCAGCTCCCGCGGGCTAAGCTGGCCTCTGCTGAGAGCCCACTCGCCTCCCGTCGCGGCTTCCCTCCGCCCCTGCGCCTCTTCCCACTCCCACTGCTCCGAGGGGGCGCCCTAGGCTGCTCTCCCCCGCCTCTAACCTTCCTGGCCAAGCTGGGCCGCTTCTCTCAGAGGGCCACCTTCAGCCCGAGGCCTCCCGGGAGCACACCGCGTCCCCATCTGCCTGCAGCCGGCCCCGCCCACTCCGAGGGCTGCGTGCCAGTGTCTCTGCGGCCACAGGTGCTCTGGGCTCCCGGTCTCCCGGTACGGGGCCATGTGGGCTggtgtgggggaagagagagttTCTGGAAATGGGGGGGGGAACCTTGTGAGCTCTGGATTCAGGAAGGGGCCCTCTGCCTCCGACCTTCTCTCTCCACCTACTTGACTCCCCAACCTGCATGA